Genomic DNA from Peribacillus sp. FSL H8-0477:
CTGAAGTCGAAAATGATGCAGGGCATCGTATTTGATCAAGATCTTAAAGCCTTACTAGAAAAGGACGTCACACAGTCCATTCCCGCTTTAACTGCCATGATTAAACTATATTCACATTCTGAGT
This window encodes:
- a CDS encoding spore coat protein, producing MFEKKLALHETMEFHELINFKTVCLLKSKMMQGIVFDQDLKALLEKDVTQSIPALTAMIKLYSHSELH